A single genomic interval of Alligator mississippiensis isolate rAllMis1 chromosome 15, rAllMis1, whole genome shotgun sequence harbors:
- the LOC102558672 gene encoding transmembrane protein 87A isoform X2: protein MAAAGPCRVLRVVALLLPLALPGPGRGAGAEPGRWDLGATLNLTERLFIFPKTMFDQSVIKVVLSCPHGLSLNVTWYLRSSRCHDEVALNENKAGFYLANPDRELVPGGAGQYVLHHFPLLNCSHMSSHELSTERLPSPTRLKPYSDPKRVQLKESTSSGKKQPVGIQRREALAPQGEKSPKDKVEGQKLVPTRATEPPAMIGKRNQSRGEAKVALSGAQEKSKVDTTARTWDDGPYVLILKLKGKSEEPPPPAGWEISIQVQMKHPVYQYISASEWPLMVFYMVMCIVYVFYGLLWLLLLACYWRDILRIQFWIGSVVLLGMLEKAVFYAEFQSLQSQGVSVQGAVIFAEVLCAVKRMLARVLVIIASLGYGIVKPRLGALLNRVVGVGLTYLLFSVIEGVLRVKSAREDLVLLAAIPLAMLDSALCWWVLLSLVKTMKLLKLRRNVVKLSLYRHFTNTLVFAVLASIVFIIWTTKTFRLTKCQSDWRELWIDDAFWRFLFSIILLVIMFLWRPSTNNQRYAFVPLVDEGSEEEEEEEEHMVNEAFEGMKMRGAKNEANGNLKGSRVDEDLKWVEENIPSSMADVVLPPLLDSDEEIVTTKFEMSKME, encoded by the exons atggcggcggcggggccgtgcCGGGTGCTGCGGGTCGTGGCGTTGTTGCTGCCGCTGGCGCtgcccgggccgggccgcggggcTGGGGCCGAGCCGGGCCGCTGGGACCTCGGCGCCACCCTC AACCTCACGGAGCGGCTGTTCATCTTCCCCAAGACCATGTTCGACCAGTCCGTCATCAAGG TGGTGCTGTCCTGCCCCCACGGCCTCAGCCTGAACGTCACCTGGTACCTGCGCAGCTCCCGCTGTCACGACGAGGTCGCCCTCAAT gagAACAAAGCAGGCTTCTACCTGGCCAACCCCGACCGCGAGCTGGTGCCAGGGGGGGCCGGGCAGTACGTGCTCCATCACTTCCCCCTCCTCAACTGCAGCCACATGTCCAGCCACGAG CTGAGCACGGAGcgactgccctcccccacccggcTGAAGCCCTACAGTGACCCCAAG AGGGTTCAGCTGAAGGAAAGCACCAGCAGCGGGAAGAAG cagcCCGTGGGCATTCAGCGGAGGGAAGCCCTGGCCCCCCAGGGTGAGAAGTCCCCCAAGGACAAGGTCGAAGGGCAGAAGCTGGTGCCCACTCGAGCAACTGAGCCCCCCGCCATGATAGGGAAGCGAAACCAGAGCCGTGGGGAGGCCAAGGTGGCGCTGTCTGGAGCCCAGGAGAAATCCAag GTGGACACCACAGCAAGGACGTGGGACGACGGGCCCTACGTGCTGATCCTGAAACTGAAGGGGAAGAGCGAGGAGCCACCCCCCCCTGCCGGCTGGGAGATCTCCA TCCAAGTCCAGATGAAGCATCCCGTGTACCAGTACATCTCTGCCTCCGAGTGGCCTCTCATGGTg ttctaCATGGTGATGTGCATCGTGTACGTGTTCTACgggctgctctggctgctgctcctggcctgcTACTGGCGCGACATCCtgcgcatccagttctggatcgGCAGCGTGGTGCTGCTGGGCATGCTGGAGAAGGCCGTCTTCTACGCCGAGTTCCagagcctgcagagccagggcgTCTCCG TGCAAGGGGCCGTGATCTTCGCGGAGGTGCTGTGCGCTGTGAAGCGCATGCTGGCCCGGGTGCTCGTCATCATCGCCAGCTTGGGCTACGGCATCGTCAA GCCGCGGCTGGGTGCCCTGCTGAACCgtgtggtgggtgtggggctcaCCTACCTGCTCTTCTCCGTCATCGAGGGGGTCCTGAGGGTCAAGTCG GCGCGCGAggacctggtgctgctggccGCCATCCCCCTGGCTATGCTTGACTCCGCCCTGTGCTGGTGG GTGCTGCTGAGCCTGGTGAAGACCATGAAGCTGCTGAAGCTGCGGCGCAACGTGGTGAAGCTCTCGCTCTACCGGCACTTCACCAACACCCTCGTCTTCGCCGTGCTCG CCTCCATCGTCTTCATCATCTGGACGACCAAGACCTTCCGGCTCACCAAGTGCCAGTCG GACTGGCGGGAGCTGTGGATCGACGACGCTTTCTGGCGCTTCCTCTTCTCCATCATCCTGCTCGTGATCATGTTCCTCTGGCGGCCCTCGACCAACAACCAAAG ATACGCCTTCGTGCCACTGGTGGATGAgggcagtgaggaagaggaggaggaagaggagcacaTGGTGAACGAGGCCTTCG AAGGCATGAAGATGCGGGGAGCGAAAAACGAAGCCAACGGAAACctcaaaggcagcagagtg GACGAAGACCTGAAGTGGGTGGAGGAGAACATCCCGTCCTCCATGGCCGACGT tgTCCTGCCCCCATTGTTGGACTCAGACGAG GAAATCGTGACCACAAAATTCGAGATGTCCAAGATGGAGTGA
- the LOC102558904 gene encoding synaptosomal-associated protein 25: MMTAGAGGADSHEAQSCVDQVTDESLESSRRMVKLVEESKDAGIRILVMLDEQGEQLDRIDEGLDQINQDMKEAEKNLTDMAKCCGFCPCPCLKLKNFKASEAYKAVWGNTQDGVVSTQPSHVADDREQMIMTGGYIQRITNDAREDEMEENLVQVGSILGNLRSMALDVGNEIDIQNKQVDKIREKVTVNEDRIRQANTQANKILKNA, from the exons ATGATGACGGCTGGCGCGGGGGGGGCGGACTCCCATGAGGCGCAGAGCTGCGTGGACCAGGTCACAGATGAG tcTCTGGAGAGCTCCCGCCGCATGGTGAAGCTGGTGGAAGAG AGTAAAGATGCTGGCATCCGGATCCTGGTCATGCTGGATGAGCAgggag AGCAGCTGGACCGGATCGATGAGGGCCTGGACCAGATCAACCAGGACATGAAGGAGGCCGAGAAGAACCTGACGGACATGGCCAAGTGCTGCGGcttctgcccttgcccctgcctcaa gctgAAGAACTTCAAGGCCAGCGAGGCCTACAAGGCCGTGTGGGGCAACACGCAGGACGGGGTGGTGTCCACGCAGCCGTCACACGTGGCCGACGACCGGGAGCAGATGATCATGACTGGGGGCTACATCCAGAG GATCACGAATGATGCCCGGGAGGATGAGATGGAGGAGAACCTGGTGCAGGTGGGCAGCATCCTGGGCAACCTGCGCTCCATGGCGCTGGACGTGGGCAACGAGATCGACATCCAGAACAAGCAGGTGGACAAGATCCGGGAGAAG GTCACAGTGAACGAGGACCGGATCCGACAGGCCAACACGCAGGCCAACAAGATCCTCAAGAACGcttga
- the LOC102558672 gene encoding transmembrane protein 87A isoform X3: protein MAAAGPCRVLRVVALLLPLALPGPGRGAGAEPGRWDLGATLNLTERLFIFPKTMFDQSVIKVVLSCPHGLSLNVTWYLRSSRCHDEVALNENKAGFYLANPDRELVPGGAGQYVLHHFPLLNCSHMSSHELSTERLPSPTRLKPYSDPKRVQLKESTSSGKKPVGIQRREALAPQGEKSPKDKVEGQKLVPTRATEPPAMIGKRNQSRGEAKVALSGAQEKSKVDTTARTWDDGPYVLILKLKGKSEEPPPPAGWEISIQVQMKHPVYQYISASEWPLMVFYMVMCIVYVFYGLLWLLLLACYWRDILRIQFWIGSVVLLGMLEKAVFYAEFQSLQSQGVSVQGAVIFAEVLCAVKRMLARVLVIIASLGYGIVKPRLGALLNRVVGVGLTYLLFSVIEGVLRVKSEQSSMAVLACAIVLAFVDSCIVWWVLLSLVKTMKLLKLRRNVVKLSLYRHFTNTLVFAVLASIVFIIWTTKTFRLTKCQSDWRELWIDDAFWRFLFSIILLVIMFLWRPSTNNQRYAFVPLVDEGSEEEEEEEEHMVNEAFEGMKMRGAKNEANGNLKGSRVDEDLKWVEENIPSSMADVVLPPLLDSDEEIVTTKFEMSKME, encoded by the exons atggcggcggcggggccgtgcCGGGTGCTGCGGGTCGTGGCGTTGTTGCTGCCGCTGGCGCtgcccgggccgggccgcggggcTGGGGCCGAGCCGGGCCGCTGGGACCTCGGCGCCACCCTC AACCTCACGGAGCGGCTGTTCATCTTCCCCAAGACCATGTTCGACCAGTCCGTCATCAAGG TGGTGCTGTCCTGCCCCCACGGCCTCAGCCTGAACGTCACCTGGTACCTGCGCAGCTCCCGCTGTCACGACGAGGTCGCCCTCAAT gagAACAAAGCAGGCTTCTACCTGGCCAACCCCGACCGCGAGCTGGTGCCAGGGGGGGCCGGGCAGTACGTGCTCCATCACTTCCCCCTCCTCAACTGCAGCCACATGTCCAGCCACGAG CTGAGCACGGAGcgactgccctcccccacccggcTGAAGCCCTACAGTGACCCCAAG AGGGTTCAGCTGAAGGAAAGCACCAGCAGCGGGAAGAAG cCCGTGGGCATTCAGCGGAGGGAAGCCCTGGCCCCCCAGGGTGAGAAGTCCCCCAAGGACAAGGTCGAAGGGCAGAAGCTGGTGCCCACTCGAGCAACTGAGCCCCCCGCCATGATAGGGAAGCGAAACCAGAGCCGTGGGGAGGCCAAGGTGGCGCTGTCTGGAGCCCAGGAGAAATCCAag GTGGACACCACAGCAAGGACGTGGGACGACGGGCCCTACGTGCTGATCCTGAAACTGAAGGGGAAGAGCGAGGAGCCACCCCCCCCTGCCGGCTGGGAGATCTCCA TCCAAGTCCAGATGAAGCATCCCGTGTACCAGTACATCTCTGCCTCCGAGTGGCCTCTCATGGTg ttctaCATGGTGATGTGCATCGTGTACGTGTTCTACgggctgctctggctgctgctcctggcctgcTACTGGCGCGACATCCtgcgcatccagttctggatcgGCAGCGTGGTGCTGCTGGGCATGCTGGAGAAGGCCGTCTTCTACGCCGAGTTCCagagcctgcagagccagggcgTCTCCG TGCAAGGGGCCGTGATCTTCGCGGAGGTGCTGTGCGCTGTGAAGCGCATGCTGGCCCGGGTGCTCGTCATCATCGCCAGCTTGGGCTACGGCATCGTCAA GCCGCGGCTGGGTGCCCTGCTGAACCgtgtggtgggtgtggggctcaCCTACCTGCTCTTCTCCGTCATCGAGGGGGTCCTGAGGGTCAAGTCG gagcagagcagcatggCCGTCCTGGCCTGCGCCATCGTCCTGGCCTTTGTGGACTCCTGCATCGTCTGGTGG GTGCTGCTGAGCCTGGTGAAGACCATGAAGCTGCTGAAGCTGCGGCGCAACGTGGTGAAGCTCTCGCTCTACCGGCACTTCACCAACACCCTCGTCTTCGCCGTGCTCG CCTCCATCGTCTTCATCATCTGGACGACCAAGACCTTCCGGCTCACCAAGTGCCAGTCG GACTGGCGGGAGCTGTGGATCGACGACGCTTTCTGGCGCTTCCTCTTCTCCATCATCCTGCTCGTGATCATGTTCCTCTGGCGGCCCTCGACCAACAACCAAAG ATACGCCTTCGTGCCACTGGTGGATGAgggcagtgaggaagaggaggaggaagaggagcacaTGGTGAACGAGGCCTTCG AAGGCATGAAGATGCGGGGAGCGAAAAACGAAGCCAACGGAAACctcaaaggcagcagagtg GACGAAGACCTGAAGTGGGTGGAGGAGAACATCCCGTCCTCCATGGCCGACGT tgTCCTGCCCCCATTGTTGGACTCAGACGAG GAAATCGTGACCACAAAATTCGAGATGTCCAAGATGGAGTGA
- the CAPNS1 gene encoding calpain small subunit 1, which produces MFLVKSFLGGGGGGGGGGGGGGGIGGNIGNVIGGLLSGGGGGGGGRGGGGGGGAMNFLGGVISAISEAAAQYNPEPPPPRSHFSNIEANESEEVRQFRRLFTQLAGDDMEVSASELMNILNKVVTRHPDLKTDGFGVDTCRSMVAVMDSDTTGKLGFEEFKYLWNNIKKWQCIYRDYDTDRSGTIGSHELPRAFEAAGFRLNEQLYQMIVRRYSDENGNMDFDNFISCLVRLDAMFRAFKSLDKEGNGQIRVSLQEWLQLTMYS; this is translated from the exons ATGTTCCTGGTCAAGAGCTTCCTCGGTGGCGGCGGCggtggaggaggaggcggcggtggcggcggcggcatCGGGGGCAACATTGGCAACGTCATCGGGGGGCTGCTGAgtggcggtgggggtgggggcggaggcCGGGGCGGCGGCGGTGGCGGAGGAGCCATGAACTTCCTGGGGGGAGTCATCAGTGCCATCAG tgAAGCGGCTGCCCAGTATAACCCAGAGCCCCCG CCCCCCCGCAGCCACTTCTCCAACATCGAAGCCAATGAGAGCGAGGAGGTGCGGCAGTTTCGGAGGCTTTTCACCCAGCTGGCTGGAGAT GACATGGAGGTGAGCGCCTCGGAGCTGATGAACATCCTCAACAAGGTGGTGACGCGAC ACCCTGACCTGAAGACGGACGGCTTTGGCGTCGACACGTGCCGCAGCATGGTGGCCGTCATGGAC AGCGACACGACGGGGAAGCTCGGCTTCGAGGAGTTCAAGTACCTCTGGAACAACATCAAGAAGTGgcag TGCATCTACAGGGACTACGACACCGACCGGTCTGGCACCATCGGGAGCCATGAGCTGCCCCGGGCCTTCGAGGCGGCCG gcttCCGTCTGAACGAGCAGCTCTACCAGATGATCGTGCGCCGCTACTCGGACGAGAACGGCAACATGGACTTCGACAACTTCATCAGCTGCCTCGTGCGCCTGGACGCCATGTTCC gtgcctTCAAGTCGCTGGACAAGGAGGGCAACGGGCAAATCCGCGTGAGCCTCCAGGAG TGGCTGCAGCTCACCATGTACTCCTAA
- the LOC102558672 gene encoding transmembrane protein 87A isoform X1, which translates to MAAAGPCRVLRVVALLLPLALPGPGRGAGAEPGRWDLGATLNLTERLFIFPKTMFDQSVIKVVLSCPHGLSLNVTWYLRSSRCHDEVALNENKAGFYLANPDRELVPGGAGQYVLHHFPLLNCSHMSSHELSTERLPSPTRLKPYSDPKRVQLKESTSSGKKQPVGIQRREALAPQGEKSPKDKVEGQKLVPTRATEPPAMIGKRNQSRGEAKVALSGAQEKSKVDTTARTWDDGPYVLILKLKGKSEEPPPPAGWEISIQVQMKHPVYQYISASEWPLMVFYMVMCIVYVFYGLLWLLLLACYWRDILRIQFWIGSVVLLGMLEKAVFYAEFQSLQSQGVSVQGAVIFAEVLCAVKRMLARVLVIIASLGYGIVKPRLGALLNRVVGVGLTYLLFSVIEGVLRVKSEQSSMAVLACAIVLAFVDSCIVWWVLLSLVKTMKLLKLRRNVVKLSLYRHFTNTLVFAVLASIVFIIWTTKTFRLTKCQSDWRELWIDDAFWRFLFSIILLVIMFLWRPSTNNQRYAFVPLVDEGSEEEEEEEEHMVNEAFEGMKMRGAKNEANGNLKGSRVDEDLKWVEENIPSSMADVVLPPLLDSDEEIVTTKFEMSKME; encoded by the exons atggcggcggcggggccgtgcCGGGTGCTGCGGGTCGTGGCGTTGTTGCTGCCGCTGGCGCtgcccgggccgggccgcggggcTGGGGCCGAGCCGGGCCGCTGGGACCTCGGCGCCACCCTC AACCTCACGGAGCGGCTGTTCATCTTCCCCAAGACCATGTTCGACCAGTCCGTCATCAAGG TGGTGCTGTCCTGCCCCCACGGCCTCAGCCTGAACGTCACCTGGTACCTGCGCAGCTCCCGCTGTCACGACGAGGTCGCCCTCAAT gagAACAAAGCAGGCTTCTACCTGGCCAACCCCGACCGCGAGCTGGTGCCAGGGGGGGCCGGGCAGTACGTGCTCCATCACTTCCCCCTCCTCAACTGCAGCCACATGTCCAGCCACGAG CTGAGCACGGAGcgactgccctcccccacccggcTGAAGCCCTACAGTGACCCCAAG AGGGTTCAGCTGAAGGAAAGCACCAGCAGCGGGAAGAAG cagcCCGTGGGCATTCAGCGGAGGGAAGCCCTGGCCCCCCAGGGTGAGAAGTCCCCCAAGGACAAGGTCGAAGGGCAGAAGCTGGTGCCCACTCGAGCAACTGAGCCCCCCGCCATGATAGGGAAGCGAAACCAGAGCCGTGGGGAGGCCAAGGTGGCGCTGTCTGGAGCCCAGGAGAAATCCAag GTGGACACCACAGCAAGGACGTGGGACGACGGGCCCTACGTGCTGATCCTGAAACTGAAGGGGAAGAGCGAGGAGCCACCCCCCCCTGCCGGCTGGGAGATCTCCA TCCAAGTCCAGATGAAGCATCCCGTGTACCAGTACATCTCTGCCTCCGAGTGGCCTCTCATGGTg ttctaCATGGTGATGTGCATCGTGTACGTGTTCTACgggctgctctggctgctgctcctggcctgcTACTGGCGCGACATCCtgcgcatccagttctggatcgGCAGCGTGGTGCTGCTGGGCATGCTGGAGAAGGCCGTCTTCTACGCCGAGTTCCagagcctgcagagccagggcgTCTCCG TGCAAGGGGCCGTGATCTTCGCGGAGGTGCTGTGCGCTGTGAAGCGCATGCTGGCCCGGGTGCTCGTCATCATCGCCAGCTTGGGCTACGGCATCGTCAA GCCGCGGCTGGGTGCCCTGCTGAACCgtgtggtgggtgtggggctcaCCTACCTGCTCTTCTCCGTCATCGAGGGGGTCCTGAGGGTCAAGTCG gagcagagcagcatggCCGTCCTGGCCTGCGCCATCGTCCTGGCCTTTGTGGACTCCTGCATCGTCTGGTGG GTGCTGCTGAGCCTGGTGAAGACCATGAAGCTGCTGAAGCTGCGGCGCAACGTGGTGAAGCTCTCGCTCTACCGGCACTTCACCAACACCCTCGTCTTCGCCGTGCTCG CCTCCATCGTCTTCATCATCTGGACGACCAAGACCTTCCGGCTCACCAAGTGCCAGTCG GACTGGCGGGAGCTGTGGATCGACGACGCTTTCTGGCGCTTCCTCTTCTCCATCATCCTGCTCGTGATCATGTTCCTCTGGCGGCCCTCGACCAACAACCAAAG ATACGCCTTCGTGCCACTGGTGGATGAgggcagtgaggaagaggaggaggaagaggagcacaTGGTGAACGAGGCCTTCG AAGGCATGAAGATGCGGGGAGCGAAAAACGAAGCCAACGGAAACctcaaaggcagcagagtg GACGAAGACCTGAAGTGGGTGGAGGAGAACATCCCGTCCTCCATGGCCGACGT tgTCCTGCCCCCATTGTTGGACTCAGACGAG GAAATCGTGACCACAAAATTCGAGATGTCCAAGATGGAGTGA
- the LOC102558672 gene encoding transmembrane protein 87A isoform X4: MAAAGPCRVLRVVALLLPLALPGPGRGAGAEPGRWDLGATLNLTERLFIFPKTMFDQSVIKVVLSCPHGLSLNVTWYLRSSRCHDEVALNENKAGFYLANPDRELVPGGAGQYVLHHFPLLNCSHMSSHELSTERLPSPTRLKPYSDPKQPVGIQRREALAPQGEKSPKDKVEGQKLVPTRATEPPAMIGKRNQSRGEAKVALSGAQEKSKVDTTARTWDDGPYVLILKLKGKSEEPPPPAGWEISIQVQMKHPVYQYISASEWPLMVFYMVMCIVYVFYGLLWLLLLACYWRDILRIQFWIGSVVLLGMLEKAVFYAEFQSLQSQGVSVQGAVIFAEVLCAVKRMLARVLVIIASLGYGIVKPRLGALLNRVVGVGLTYLLFSVIEGVLRVKSEQSSMAVLACAIVLAFVDSCIVWWVLLSLVKTMKLLKLRRNVVKLSLYRHFTNTLVFAVLASIVFIIWTTKTFRLTKCQSDWRELWIDDAFWRFLFSIILLVIMFLWRPSTNNQRYAFVPLVDEGSEEEEEEEEHMVNEAFEGMKMRGAKNEANGNLKGSRVDEDLKWVEENIPSSMADVVLPPLLDSDEEIVTTKFEMSKME, translated from the exons atggcggcggcggggccgtgcCGGGTGCTGCGGGTCGTGGCGTTGTTGCTGCCGCTGGCGCtgcccgggccgggccgcggggcTGGGGCCGAGCCGGGCCGCTGGGACCTCGGCGCCACCCTC AACCTCACGGAGCGGCTGTTCATCTTCCCCAAGACCATGTTCGACCAGTCCGTCATCAAGG TGGTGCTGTCCTGCCCCCACGGCCTCAGCCTGAACGTCACCTGGTACCTGCGCAGCTCCCGCTGTCACGACGAGGTCGCCCTCAAT gagAACAAAGCAGGCTTCTACCTGGCCAACCCCGACCGCGAGCTGGTGCCAGGGGGGGCCGGGCAGTACGTGCTCCATCACTTCCCCCTCCTCAACTGCAGCCACATGTCCAGCCACGAG CTGAGCACGGAGcgactgccctcccccacccggcTGAAGCCCTACAGTGACCCCAAG cagcCCGTGGGCATTCAGCGGAGGGAAGCCCTGGCCCCCCAGGGTGAGAAGTCCCCCAAGGACAAGGTCGAAGGGCAGAAGCTGGTGCCCACTCGAGCAACTGAGCCCCCCGCCATGATAGGGAAGCGAAACCAGAGCCGTGGGGAGGCCAAGGTGGCGCTGTCTGGAGCCCAGGAGAAATCCAag GTGGACACCACAGCAAGGACGTGGGACGACGGGCCCTACGTGCTGATCCTGAAACTGAAGGGGAAGAGCGAGGAGCCACCCCCCCCTGCCGGCTGGGAGATCTCCA TCCAAGTCCAGATGAAGCATCCCGTGTACCAGTACATCTCTGCCTCCGAGTGGCCTCTCATGGTg ttctaCATGGTGATGTGCATCGTGTACGTGTTCTACgggctgctctggctgctgctcctggcctgcTACTGGCGCGACATCCtgcgcatccagttctggatcgGCAGCGTGGTGCTGCTGGGCATGCTGGAGAAGGCCGTCTTCTACGCCGAGTTCCagagcctgcagagccagggcgTCTCCG TGCAAGGGGCCGTGATCTTCGCGGAGGTGCTGTGCGCTGTGAAGCGCATGCTGGCCCGGGTGCTCGTCATCATCGCCAGCTTGGGCTACGGCATCGTCAA GCCGCGGCTGGGTGCCCTGCTGAACCgtgtggtgggtgtggggctcaCCTACCTGCTCTTCTCCGTCATCGAGGGGGTCCTGAGGGTCAAGTCG gagcagagcagcatggCCGTCCTGGCCTGCGCCATCGTCCTGGCCTTTGTGGACTCCTGCATCGTCTGGTGG GTGCTGCTGAGCCTGGTGAAGACCATGAAGCTGCTGAAGCTGCGGCGCAACGTGGTGAAGCTCTCGCTCTACCGGCACTTCACCAACACCCTCGTCTTCGCCGTGCTCG CCTCCATCGTCTTCATCATCTGGACGACCAAGACCTTCCGGCTCACCAAGTGCCAGTCG GACTGGCGGGAGCTGTGGATCGACGACGCTTTCTGGCGCTTCCTCTTCTCCATCATCCTGCTCGTGATCATGTTCCTCTGGCGGCCCTCGACCAACAACCAAAG ATACGCCTTCGTGCCACTGGTGGATGAgggcagtgaggaagaggaggaggaagaggagcacaTGGTGAACGAGGCCTTCG AAGGCATGAAGATGCGGGGAGCGAAAAACGAAGCCAACGGAAACctcaaaggcagcagagtg GACGAAGACCTGAAGTGGGTGGAGGAGAACATCCCGTCCTCCATGGCCGACGT tgTCCTGCCCCCATTGTTGGACTCAGACGAG GAAATCGTGACCACAAAATTCGAGATGTCCAAGATGGAGTGA
- the LOC132245520 gene encoding cytochrome c oxidase subunit 7A1, mitochondrial, with the protein MRGLLVCLRPFTTSARHRLKNRVPEYQKLFQEDSEVPVHLKGGLRDTLLYHLTMAIGTIGCCLAIVYLGQASFPHKKQ; encoded by the exons ATGCGAGGCCTCctg GTCTGCCTCCGCCCCTTCACCACCTCGGCCCGGCACCGCCTCAAGAACCGCGTGCCCGAGTACCAGAAGCTCTTCCAG GAGGACAGCGAGGTGCCCGTGCACCTGAAGGGGGGCCTCCGCGACACCCTGCTCTACCACCTCACCATGGCCATCGGCACCATCG gctgctgcttggCCATCGTGTACCTGGGCcaagcctccttcccccacaagaagcagtga